One Lutzomyia longipalpis isolate SR_M1_2022 chromosome 4, ASM2433408v1 DNA segment encodes these proteins:
- the LOC129795609 gene encoding venom serine protease 34-like: MFCEGVKKCSVQKMWILVLFGGLLIPSVLGEDCNYALEVGTTAINISSGVDPKCTWTATAYSDYRLKLTCDVHLPGGINLGLGGCLLNFLSISASGKPDFADGIKYCGNESFTVLSDLNRISIKLTSSLLPNNLLGISFTCSLQAVFEPCSCGRRNRTGMLIDVEVNEYPAVAYIGYTKYEGVPLLICGATLISNWRALTSQSCVVKNPVDELSLVVGDYDISSTTDTPYTAMYDIESTICYTNNCNTLPDVGSGDIALLKTKNEIQMNPGVGVSCLPYKYREVDSLNKLAVILVGWTYDSTEFGNRDVQQQAFSSVFSSAQCKKNYPNATSIDICIYTSQDNTKDCLLNSGSSGFYDDSDSGRLYIIGVLNYAKNEACSKMKPYINTRTGAVLDWIINNTPESSYCNV, from the exons ATGTTTTGTGAAGGAGTGAAAAAGTGTTCTGTTCAAAAAATGTGGATTTtag tctTATTTGGGGGACTCCTCATACCTTCAGTACTGGGAGAAGATTGCAATTATGCTTTGGAAGTTGGCACGACCGctattaatatttcttcgGGAGTTGATCCTAAGTGCACGTGGACTGCTACGGCATACTCTGACTATCGCCTCAAACTAACTTGCGACGTGCATCTACCTGGTGGAATTAATTTAGGCCTTGGCGGCtgtcttttgaattttctttcaatttccgCTTCCGGAAAGCCAGACTTTGCCGATGGAATCAAATACTGTGGCAATGAAAGCTTTACCGTACTCTCTGATCTCAATAGGATCAGCATTAAACTCACATCATCTCTCTTGCCAAATAATCTTCTCGGGATCTCTTTCACCTGCTCACTTCAGGCTGTTTTCGAACCCTGCAGCTGTGGGCGGAGAAATAGG ACTGGAATGCTGATTGATGTTGAAGTGAACGAATATCCTGCTGTAGCTTATATAGGATACACAAAATATGAAGGAGTACCATTATTAATTTGTGGAGCTACATTAa tttcaaACTGGAGAGCTCTCACTTCCCAAAGTTGTGTTGTGAAAAACCCCGTTGATGAATTAAGCTTGGTAGTTGGAGACTACGATATTTCTTCCACAACGGATACCCCATATACTGCCATGTACGACATTGAGTCCACCATCTGCTACACAAACAACTGCAATACTCTGCCAGATGTTGGAAGTGGAGACATTGCCCTTCTGAAGACCaagaatgaaattcaaatgaatccAGGAGTGGGAGTCAGTTGTCTTCCATACAAGTACAGAGAAGTAGATTCACTTAATAAATTGGCAGTAATCTTAGTTGGATGGACGTATGATTCAACCGAATTTGGAAATCGTGATGTGCAGCAGCAGGCATTTTCATCTGTATTCTCTTCAGctcaatgtaaaaaaaattatccaaatgCCACGTCGATCGACATTTGCATCTATACTTCTCAGGACAATACAAAAGATTGTTTGCTAAATTCAGGCAGTAGTGGCTTTTACGACGATTCCGACAGTGGTCGTCTCTACATTATCGGTGTTTTAAATTATGCCAAAAATGAGGCCTGTTCTAAAATGAAACCATATATAAATACACGTACTGGGGCTGTTCTGGATTGGATTATCAATAACACTCCAGAAAGTAGCTACTGCAATGTTTAA